The DNA window CTGTTTACCAGATAAGCTTCCGTTACATAATAAGTCCTACGATAAAATACTGACCTTATCATAAACAAGAATGCATATATAAAACCCAGAAAGAGCAACACAATTGAGACATTTCACATATAGAAAAACATTGTAAAAATATGCTTGACTTCATCCAATAAGGCTGATTCCTTGAATAATCAAGGTATCAGCAAGAGCCTGATTAGCAGCCTCTGATGGATGGACAGCATCCCAAAATACATACTCAGTGGCATTTGGACATGTTCCTGGTGACTTTGGATTGCACAAGAACACGGTTGTCTCCACTGTCCCCGTCCCACAGCAGCCTCTCTTCGCTTCCTTAAACCCtaacaaaaacacaataaacaatTATCATCACCATTCAGTTTTGTATGTAAAAGGAATTCACACTAGGGTTACAGAAAGATCAGTTGATAGTACCATATTTTGAAGGGGACTTGACAATGTCGTAGAGCGGCTTGAAAATGTCAAATATGACGATCTTAAGACCAGGGAGTTGTTTTTGAAGAGTTTGAGACGCGGAATTGATTTTCTTATTAAATTGTTGCACATCAGTGTTGATCCTAGACACACATCCTGGCTCATGAAATCCAAATAAAGTAATTGCTGCAGGAAGGCAACCTAATGGGGGCAGTGAAGTTACCCCAAGTTTCCTGGCCCCCAAACCGTACAAACCCTGTTTGTATAGACAAGTAAATCACGTAATATCTATAAGTTTGAATGTCAATGAATATATTTAACTAAATTTTAACAATtatcaaattgaaaaaatcTTTTACCTTAACAAAGCTTGTAAATGAACCAACAAGGTATGTGCCATATTGGTCAGCTGTGTAAACCCTGTTAATCAGAGGATTAACATAGTAGTTCTGAAGAAAGTCACTACTTCCAGCACTCAATAAATATATAGAATCTTTGATTATGGATGCTGATTTGTCAGCACCAGCCACTTGTGTTAGCTTGCCCTGGTACTCCCTGAAGTACTGTAGTTGCTGTGACAGTGGGATTGCATGCTGCAAAAGAAAAGTGAAATTGTAAATTTAAGaaacaaaatagatatttaTGATAATGTTCATATAATGGTTTAATCAATTAACACAAAATTCTTACATTTAATGAGGCTGCTTTCTCATCAAAACCAGATGCAGCAGAAGCAAAATTAGCTCCAATCAACAGGTTCTTCCCTGATGCCTCTGGGCTAAGATATGCAGGTGCAAAACTAGTAAAACCCAGAGTTTCAGCTGCAATGAGAAATTCAAGTAAATTGGCATAATTTGTAGCAACAATAACAAGATAcaagttcttttctttttcattttaaataacaagatacaagttgttttcttttcttttctggtgGAACTTAGTGTCTAAGATTGTGTCAAGATTTGCACTTGACTTCTTAAAGTACTTACTCAAAAAGGAAAATTCAGCATGAGCGGTAGGTAATCTTTACTTACCAGTGAAGTCAGTGGCTAATTTGCCATTGCAAAACCTTCCAGTGGGTGTGTGACTGGTGAAGTCTCTTCCATAAGGTGGGTAATTGGCCTTAAAAAGAGTTGGTAGATAGTTATTGTTGCCAACATCTACAGCAGAATCACCAAATGTCATGATTGCTGGAACAAGAGCTGTTGATTCTTGTGCTTTCCCTCTTCCAAGACATGATAATGCAAATGCAAATAACAAAGCCAACAATGGTCTTCTCCAACAGATCTCCATTTCTGGTTTTTTGAGGTCTTGTGATGCTACTAAGGCCTTTTAAATTGACTCAATTGAAGTATCTTGATGAAGGCACATTAAATGTTAAAGTTGTATTAGTGGAGCTGAACATGACCCATCTGAAATAGGCTTTGATGAAGGAGGATGGAAGTTGAGAATAGCCTGACTAGACATTAATGGGAGTTGGTCCAGTACTTATCTTAGCATTCAAATCATCATTTGTATGTAGACGTAAATGAATTCCTAAAATGTAATTCATTTCTTTATTTAGCTTATATGTTAACTTTTACAGTAACATATTCTAATTTTTTCATGTTGACTACCCTTCGGGTGTGCACTAAGCTAGCGTCATAGCTATTTTATACGCTTGCAAATGGCAATTGGCATATGCTTTCCCCATTTCTTACAAGTATAATAAACTGgtgttttaaaaactaaaatagcataATTTCTTGCGAGTATAATAAACTGgtgttttaaaaactaaaatagcataATTTCAAGTGATCTGATAAATATGTGGTACTTGAATAATTTCCAAGACACTACTAGGGATGTCCATCTGGTTAGGTTGAATCTTTTTCAGAGATCTAAATTTGACTCATCATGCATATGCTTTTGCTATTTTATCAAGGTAttgggagagaattgagcaatcaagCACTCAAAAATTTACTCGAagccaaagaaagaaaaaaaaatccaagaactGTACTTTATATAATTTACTATTTTCGTTGAAAATGCAAAATGACTTTCTTTGGTGAGAACTGTGAGTatgttttgaaaattgaaatacaaaagGGGTAAAGTTTTGGTCACCGTTTATTGTTCCAGGAAGCACAATTTATTGCTATACTTTGTAATGTTGTTGAGCATTGAATGCATGAAATATCTTTATAGTTTGCAAATCTTTCTTCCTCACCTCACAATAATAGATATAAAAAACACTGTGAATACCTGTATATATTGCCTAATGAGGAGGGGAAATCACAGTTGGAGACAATTAATGGATTGATCAGAAGTTGCACCTGCAAGTATTTATTAAACACGTCTGTCATTAACTACTCAACCAAACAGACATATGATATGTTGGCCTAAATGACTAAATTACTAAATACGTAATTTAAAGCTTGTGGTCACTCTGATTGAAAAGGTATTAGCCAATGCATGGCCCAAAAACCATATCCTATGTAGTAGATTTTGGGCAGAGAACGGAAAGGATAAACAAGTAAATAAGCAAAACTTGTaacaaatattgagatggaaACTAGTCTATCTCGTACAATACCTGCAAGTCAGAGCACCAGTTAAAAGATCAGTGTCATGTCACCTGGCAAGAGGAAGACAAGATATTTGAAATAGTCAGTCTCAGAGAGAAAAATCATCTGCAAAACACACATCCAAATTATAATCATCTGCTACTTGCAATTCATTCTGGAAAGGAAAAGCATTGTCACATTGATATAAGCAAGTAGATCATAgaagaagttagtgtaacttCACATTGCAAAACACAAGTTGATCACAAAATTAGGTTCCTAATGGTTAATTTATGCAATAAAAAGAAGTTAATTTAGTTGTAGCATTAGCATTTGTATTTGAAACCTTTGTACCACAATTACAACTTCTATGTGAGAGCATATAGAACTTAAATTTAAATTCTGACAGTAATTTTCAAGACAATGCTGCTAAGATTCCAATGAACCTACCGCGAAGATATTTTCCCAAAATTTCCAAATAAAGACTTTTCGTAGAGTCCTATTTCAACAATAAATAGCAATTGTATCAACATATTCGAGTCATAGATGCCCAAAACCCTGTCATTAAGTGCAACAGAATCCTCAAAATATTCCTACTCCTACAGCAAGTAAGAGTTACTCTTTAAAGAAGAGTAAGAACTCTTGTTCTGTATGAAACACTCCCAACTTTAGAATCTCAGCAAATTTCAGTGAAAACAGATGGATTTTCTGAAAGAGTAGAAAATATGTGTTCTCAGACCGCCGACCTGttaaacaagtaaaaaaaatcacttccaaggataaaaaaaaattatttcttaatttatttcatTAGATGTTATCAATGAAGTAAATTTATATTTCTAGGGAAACTTCTACTCATATTGACAGGTCTTTCTGATATACTACTGAAAGATAACTCTCGCTAATTCTTTCTTCCTCTGTCTACAAATGATATTGTCTAAAGTCTAAACCACATTAAGGCAAAAAAAGTGCAAGTCATATACATATGTCAGAGCTTTACTGCAATAAACCTATAGTAATAATTGTTAAAACTGTCAAACTTTCTTTGCCAAACCTACTTCAAACTTCCTCAAAGACAAAGCAAAGGAGATGATATGGCTCAACAAAACCTCAGCTCATGATGTCAAACTAATGACATTAGATTGGCAAGTACTAATGACTTTCCTGGATGGTTGGcaaacatgcatatatattttcagaacattgtgaaaaaaaaattgggatgaCATATTACAACAGGAGATTTCTACAATCTTACTTCCCATAAAATTTGATCTATTTTACACGACACGCTACTTACACCTTTACAGAGTTAGCTACAAATAATGGTAGACTCACGAAAAATATTTGAAAGTTATAGAGCATCTCAACAATATTTGAAAGTTATATCCAATAGCCTCTCATATCATAAGAATCCAACCAGAAAGAAAAATACATAGAAACAAATTCATACACAGCAACCCTAAAACTAATAAAACCAAAGCAACAAATTTGGGAATAAGCCATCCAAGCATACTacagaaaatataatttcaagcCATCCATGCATATTgcaaacaaacagaaaatataATTTCCTTTTCTGTACGCAAGTACACTCTGAGATGAAATCCACTGATGAGTAAAGAAATCATGGAAAGGGTGGCAAAGAGTCCTATCGCATTGAGGATAGTGTATGTCCCATTAAGACTACATAgaccacaatgacaccaagccATACCAAGCACAAGCAAAGTTAGAAATGAAAATAAGAATCTAGTTTGACTATTCCTATCAAAAAAATATCAGGTTTCACTAGCACTCTCAATATCAACAACAATTATGACAAGCCTTCACTTGCAGATTTTAGGTTGGAAAATACTTTTAAATGAATCTCGAAGAACTTTTATGAAGAATATGCCTGCATGAAAAGATACATAAGTGGGAAGACGTTTTTAGAGACAAGTTGACATAGACATAACCCGTTGAAGTTCATTGCAACAGAAAAACATAACACTACTTTCATCTACTTTCATGCATCAGACATTGTATGGAGAGCTCACATTAGAAGCATAATCTTGTTAACCATGAGAAAACATCGTGAATTTTGATAGACCTGCCTGAAATGCAGCTTCAATACAACCACTGACTCTGTCAACAGCAGCTTGAACATGGGTATTGATACTCTCTTTTTTCAACATGctctttgaacaatttttcATATTAGTCCAGAGCAATCATCTTGTTTGAGTTGGTCGCACCTTTAGCATTCCTGACTTTGATCACCAACGCGTGTATTTGAATCGTAAGAGAGTATCTGCTCCAACCCCTCTCCAGAGGGTGGTGACTGTTCACTGTTGCTGACTAAGGAAGCTaatcatctcctccaacttaaCAAGAAACAATTATTAGGTGATAATGCACCACATAAGAAGCTAATAAATGATGggaaaaaataatgagaaaaaaATCCAAACATTAAGGCCGTTATAATTCATAGTAATTTCAAGTTTTCTTACATGGGCATTTCTGGCTTTTGTCATTAGCCCATGGTACATTTGGCTGATGGCGGATCATCATCCTTCATAACTCAGGTTCGTCAGGCTATTTCCTCATCTTTGGATCTCCCCGGAAATGTAGTTAAGAATGATTTTACAGTTATTTCATATAAATTTATGtgaaataaattatatgttaaCTCATCTCAGAGTAGCTCACGATCTGGAACGATTTGTGCCAGGTAActtgcataaataaataaatgaactaaagaaggaaaaaaaagaaaaagaaaacaacaaacttCAGTACCTTGTACTCGCCATTGCCAAAGTGGTTTAACAGAAAACCCCAATGTTGCAGGCTAACACCTTCAGGTGGATGTTGAAGGTGCTCTGCATCTCATAGTTAAGGTAGTGGTCACAATGTAAATTGTGGCGCCCCAGACATTGTAgaatttgttttcatgcaaAAGAACAGAGTTATTCACCTCTGGGCTgtctttaaaataaaacatcCTATACATGCATGATAACCAATAGTTAGAAGAATCAAATAAAAGAGGAGGAGGAATAATTGAACTCATCATGCAAATTGCAAAGTGCACTTTACCAGCACTCGTGGATAAGTCTTATCTTTAGCAGCATCTTTTATCTCTGACCGGTTTCAAATTCAATGGTGTTGCATTGAAACGGACCGCCAATCTAAAATCAGAAGAGAATTTTGATGCATACTTGTCAGCAGCAGCCCTGAATCCCTAGGAATATGATAATTTATAATCTACTCGCATGCAATAACTTTGTTAGCCCTTTCctcatctctttttcttctttgaaaGCTGGAGATCTGATCCAAAATAAAATGTGTTAACAAGCAACTCGAATATATTGAAAGTGATACAAGGTACACACAACTATTAAAAATATCACACCACCGCAAGATTGCTTAGTAAGTAAAATTTGAGCATTTTTATTTGGCTCTTATGGAGCAGGCTCATGTTATTCCTCATTGGCAGCCATCACACAAGTCTACTCTTAATACATGTCATCAGCACATCTGTCATGCAGTGTAGCATCTTTCAATTCATCTCCTTCCTGCTCTGAACATGGATCCCGGTTCTGTCCATGATACATCCAAAGGGTGTAGCAGTCTCAAAAGTTAAAGCCCCATTTCGACGAAAGTACTTCTACCTTATTCGTTGTCTTCCACTACCCATTGTTACAATTACAACATGGACATCGAATCTTATCTACTGTACCTAGAAGTATAAATGCTTCATCCAAAAACTTCAGTATTCCCTTGTCATATTCAAGGAATCCGCTACGAAAATGAATCCCTCCTATCCATTCTGTACAAATGAACCAAGATTTGCTTTTTTAAACACCACATATAAATGGATATTTCATTCTATTAACTCCTCCCTAAGGTTGAATGTTCTTATCCCATATGCAAATAAAATGTTTCCATTATAGTTAATAGCTAAACATCTTTCTTCTAACTAAGAGAAATTCAGCAGCATTCCCCCTCAGTTCTTCAAGTACAAAATGGTCTTGACTCTTGACTAAGCACGCACCCAAGAACATAAGGAACCATCAACAACAATTTCACCAAAACGAAAGAAAGCACGAGTTATAATTACCTGTTAAATACATGTGATGCATTTAGATACGTGGTAGTCCAAAAGGCTATGTCAATTGTCAATTGTCCAAAAACATTCAATTGGCATATAATAATCTGAGATGATTTGGATGGTAGATCTAAGCTCTATGTGCGATTTGATGCTTGAAGACAACACAAGTAGGATCTCTTATAAGTAAAGGAAGCTTTGACCTTACAAGAGTTATTTATTGACATATATAAAAGGTAACACCCGTGCACAAGAGCCAAGACTTCCGCAGTTGAGGAAATCAAGAACATgaaagatgtacgcagaccttaaaCCCCACATAAAATGTAGAGTGGAGAGATTGTtatcaggaattgaacctgtgacatcTAGGTTGCACCCGTACAACTCTGGGCCACCTGTTAGCCTGGTTAAGCACTTTGCTCTGGTTAAACAGTTGAATGAAGAGAATCTTAAGATTATGGTCTTGTGAGATGTGTAGCATGAAATCTTAAGATTATGGTCTTGTGAGATGTGTAGCATGAAAGCTGCCCTACACACCTAAATATACCTACTAATCATTACATTTTAAATCTAATTAATGCAAACTGAAAACGTTAGTTTTGCTGCCAGTCTGTTGTCTATTTTGGTCCCAAGACTAGACACAAAGAAATTAGGATTCATACCACCAATTCCGTAGTTTATGGTAAACACTCTGGAATACGTAATCTGTAAGAACAAAGTCGAATATGGAACGTATATAATGGTAAACCCATTTAGCATGTCTTGTCCGTAAATCTAAGCCTATTTGATTTGGGAATATAATTTCGAAATCAAGTAATATGTATGCAGAAGTAGTTTTGTCACTAACAAATAAGGCttgaacaattgaaaaattgggcTACACTTTCTTAGAATTAAAATTTTCTCCGAAACATTTGTCATATCTTGTCTCTACTCCTGAATTGTGCATTCGGCATGACTTTTTTGCACACCAAATTAAGTAATCTAACTCTAACTAGCTAGTGAAGTAGTGATGATGACCTGACAAAATTTTAGTATGTAAAGCTTCCTAAAGAAGCTCTAAATTGTTCTCCTAGTCCTCAATCCATAAACAGCAGTAGTGAAAATAGATAACTTAATCTCTCAACTTTTACAATCTTTTCGCACAGACAAACATCACGAAAAGAAAATCGGGATAAATTCCTCTAGAAGGCAACGACTTATCAAGAACAGCATTTTTCAATCAGAAATGGAAACTTACAGATGAAGATACTGCAGCGCTAGCACCCACAGACATGAGAACTGCCAAAACACCATAAAGAAACTCAGAAACTCCTAATAAAATCTGAGAAAACACaccaaaaccacaaaaataaaCAAGTTAATAGAATATCGGGCACGTAAAGGGAGGAGGTGAAGAAATAGGGGAGCCTAGACTCACCGGGGACGCTGAacgggagagagagaaacagagagagcgCGCAATGAGATTTGCAGTAACAGTATGATGAAACGGTGCCGTTTCATCATTCGTTGACATTTCAATATTTCGTGATCCAATATGAGATAAGCGACCCAATAGATGGGGCCTAATTGCACTCCACAAATTTCCGCTCGCATCTTAAAACACATAAAAACCTCTAATATGTAAATCACCCCAGCACGCCAATGTGTCACTCATTCCCCCTTCCCCTCTTTCCTTCTCTATCCCTCTTTATTTCGTCTCTCACCCTTCCTTCTCTATTTCATATGAAACTGATGGACGACGATGATTACGACATCGATCTGGACTTCGGTGACTTCACCGATGAGAACATCTTTGGCAATGAGGCCAGCTCCGATGACGAATATGTAGAGTATCCAGAAGACCTGGTAAGTCTGTCTCACCCACTCAGTACCACATTACCTttgatttcttgttggaaagactggattgtttagggtttagttgaAATGACCACTGCATGTTGTCATCATCTAGGacgtggaaaaaaaaaatggatgagGTGCACACCCCTCTGAACATTATgtaggatttggaaagaagCTTACTTCTTCCAACATGTGCACAACGACTATTGTTGAGTTCATAGATTGATAGAGTTGTTTATATCTTAGTTGTTAGTTCTTAACTTACTTTTATGTTTGTTGGATGATTGTTGTTTATGCCAAGTTAATGCAAAGGCTCTATACCAATTTCATGCTCTGTTTTTATGGCTATAATTGTATTTGGGGTGTACtcggattttttttgaaaaaatattaaaaaaaaatgggtgTATTCAGGCGATGCCAAATTTTAATGGGGTTTCTTAGTTTTGAGGTGTGAATGGGAATCTGTGAAGTGCAACTATCCCCCACTGACTCAATATTTTGCACACAGATTTGGACTCAATGCAcacacattttttaaaaaaaatttaatttactaaattaTCCTTATATGAAATTACCTAAAAACATGTTTGCTTTTTGCACCCATATCTTTGtctcaatacaattaaattgaataaaactTTATAACCCTAATCATTTTAACTAAACTTATCATATAAATAATCATCATCTCCGAGATCTCCTCTCTTGGCCTCCCATCTTGATCTTCTCTTAGTTTTCCATCTTCTCTCAGTATCAAATGTATATATTTAGTCATACTAACAAGTAGTAGATTTGAGAAGAGTCTGTTTGGAaaggattttgaaaacaattttctatttttaaaaaaaaaatttggttctaaaaattcatttggtagtAGTTTTAAAgaattaattttgaaa is part of the Tripterygium wilfordii isolate XIE 37 chromosome 7, ASM1340144v1, whole genome shotgun sequence genome and encodes:
- the LOC120001293 gene encoding GDSL esterase/lipase APG-like, which gives rise to MEICWRRPLLALLFAFALSCLGRGKAQESTALVPAIMTFGDSAVDVGNNNYLPTLFKANYPPYGRDFTSHTPTGRFCNGKLATDFTAETLGFTSFAPAYLSPEASGKNLLIGANFASAASGFDEKAASLNHAIPLSQQLQYFREYQGKLTQVAGADKSASIIKDSIYLLSAGSSDFLQNYYVNPLINRVYTADQYGTYLVGSFTSFVKGLYGLGARKLGVTSLPPLGCLPAAITLFGFHEPGCVSRINTDVQQFNKKINSASQTLQKQLPGLKIVIFDIFKPLYDIVKSPSKYGFKEAKRGCCGTGTVETTVFLCNPKSPGTCPNATEYVFWDAVHPSEAANQALADTLIIQGISLIG